The genomic stretch AAAAGCCTAGGACTGCAGGCTAATTTCGGAATAAGGAGCAGAGATTAAATGCCTTATGGATTTCTTGAGGACATTGCAACTGGTGATGCAGCCTTAGGAAGAACGAAAATTAGCTTTTCAAAAATCCCTTGCGATCAAGCCAGTTAGCCTGAGGAGGGCTGTATTTCCAGATAAGATCAGCCTTTTCATTCTGAAAAGACCATGGAACGATAATAATTACGTCCCCCTCACGGATCCATATCCTTTTTTTCATTTTACCCGGAATGCGGGTGAGCCTTACTACGCCATCCATACACCTTACACGCAGTTTATTTGCCCCCAAAAGACCTTCAACAGTCCCCAGGATTTCGTGAGCACTTTTTTGCGGAATGCGAACTCTGGAAAATTCCTCAGGCTGCTGATTACTATTTAAATTTCTATTCAATTATACCTCATGATAATTGTCTATATGGTCTCAATCATATGTAAAGTAACTGATTGTTCGGCATCTTACTAAATTTAATAACCTGACATTATCAGATTGGATAATAAAGAATCCCGCTTCCCGTCGGGCCCTTGCTTTTTCCTCTAAGACCGCGCATAACATGGCACGAGACTTCTCAAAGACAAATCTGGACACTTTCGTCCATGAAAACTGCAATTACTTGCATAAATAATGAATACGGCTGATGTCATTATCGGAATGGCTGTTTCAGTGCTCCTCATTTTAAATTTACAAGATAACCTGCAAAATTTTGATTAAATAAAGCACCTGGTCTTTTACTCCGGATATAATCAACGATCTCCTGACCTCTCATTCCTCTCATCCATAAAATTACACCGTTAAGCAAACTTGCCCGATTAATTCCTTGTTCGCAATGAACCAGAACTTTCATCTTCTTTTTATAAGCCAGATCGTATCCGAAAGATGCAACTCTCTTTAAAATGTCTTGATCCGGCAATCCTGCGTCTTCTATCGTCCATTTCAGATAAATTTTAAAATCGGCTGCATCCGGGTCTATGCCACCCGCCAGATCGATGCAAACATCAAACATCTTAACCCTTTCCGCATCGTCTATCATGGAACTCTGATACAAATTTTCGTCTATTTGAAATATTTCCATTAACACCAAATTTTACATATGACTTATATATGATTTACGACATTCAAAGGTTATATTAAATCAGGGGGTTTCTCGTAAACTCCGCTTTGCATTTTTAATAAGCGCCGCACCTGCTTTTGAAAGCATGTCCTGGCAATTCCTAATTTTTTATGTGATATCTTTTAAATATGTGCGTATGATAACTACAACAAAATCAATGTCATCTCAGCGCCCAGTAAGCCAGAACTGAATATTTGCTTATCATCCCGGGGCATAAGCGAAACCTTTATCTGAAATTACATTTAACATATTCATGAGATGGGGTTAGCGAATATACCATTCCTATCTTAAAAAGGGAGAAGAATATGCCGAAAATAGTTGTGGTCTATCTCAGTACATCAGGAAATACAAAAGCAATGGCAGATGCTATTGCAGAAGGAGCTCAGTCAAGAAACGTTGACGCCGTTGCCATGAATTTCCATGAGGCAAACATCGAAGAATTGAAAGCCGCAGATGCAATCGCCCTGGGGTCTTCAACATTCCACTACAAGATACTGCCCCCCATGGAAAAATTTATTGAAAGCCTCGGTAAACTCAATGCCAAAGGGAAGATCGGGGCAGCATTCGGCTCCTATGGTTGGAGCGGTGAGGCCCCGGGAATGATCGCGGAAAAGATGCGTGAAATCGGCATGAAAGTGATCGATCCTGTGCTGCGCGTCCAGTATGCACCTGCTGAAAAAGACCTCGAAGAATGCAAACGGCTTGGGAAAGATCTCGCAAATAAAATAAAGAAAGCATAAGGAGGTGAATATATGTTATTCGTACTGTGGTTCCAGTGGGATCCTGAAAACACATCAAAACTTCTTGGACTCTGGAGAGAATTCAAATATCCAAAAGAAGTGAAGTTGATAGGCCGATATCTCCTGATCGGAAGGCATGTCTCCATGGCAATATTTAATGCCCCGAATGAGGAAGCCATCCTGAAGATAACCTACCCGTTCAGAGAATTGGGCGTTGTTCATATAAATCCAGCGTTACCTCTTGATGAATCACTGGAAATGATGGAAAAGATGGATTGAGGGAATTTTAATGAGTAACAGGAATCAGGAGAAGAAATTAACTACGGCCTTTGGGATACCTGTCGCTGACGATCAGAATAGCCTTACTGCCGGAGAACGGGGGCCTGTCCTGATGCAGGATGTTCACCTGTTAGAGAAGTTAGCTCACTTTGATCGTGAACGTATCCCGGAACGTGTGGTACATGCAAAGGGGGCAGGTGCAGGAGGATACTTTGAGGTCACTGCAGATGTTACCAGGTACACAAAGGCAAAGTTCCTTTCTGAAGTTGGCAAGCGAACCGAGGTATTTGTCAGGTTTTCAACTGTGGGCGGAGAAAAGGGATCAGCAGATGCCGAGCGTGATCCGCGGGGATTTGCGGTGAAGTTTTATACCGAGGAAGGCAACTATGATCTCGTCGGAAATAATACCCCGGTTTTTTTCATACGCGACCCTTTAAAATTCCCGGACTTCATACACACGCAGAAGCGTAACCCGGCCACCAACTGTAAGGATCCGGATATGTTCTGGGATTTCCTTTCCCTGACGCCTGAATCAATTCACCAGGTAACAATTGTCTTTTCCGATCGCGGCATTCCAGCCACGCATCGGAACATGAATGGCTACGGCAGTCACACATTCAAGTGGTATAACGAGAAGGATGAATATTTCTGGGTGAAATATCATTTCAAGACCGATCAGGGAATTAAAAATCTTACACGGGAGGTCGCAGAGATCATGCGCGCAAAGGACCCTGACCATGCTACAAGGGATCTCTATGAGGCTATAAAAAGGGGAGATTACCCATCATGGACTGTCCAGATGCAGATAATGACGCCTGAGCAGGCAGAAGATTACCGTTTTGATATCCTTGACGTTACTAAAGTCTGGCCCCATGCCGACTTTCCACCCATCGAAGTAGGCAAGATGGTTTTGAACCGTAATCCTGAAAATTACTTTGCTGAAGTTGAGCAGGCTGCATTTTCCCCGGGAAACCTTGTGCCAGGTATTGCCGCTTCGCCAGATAAGATGCTCCAGGGCCGTCTTTTCTCGTATCATGATACCCATATCCATAGACTGGGACCGAACTACCACCTTTTGCCAGTAAATGCGCCGAAAAATGCACCTGAGAACAGCTATCAGCGTGATGGATTCATGCGTACCGATTCAAACAGTGGTGGCAGCCCGAATTACTGGCCGAACAGTTTCAACGGGCCGGAGCCTGATATTTCTGCAAAAGAACCTCCTATCGAAATCTCAGGATGTGCAGATCGTTACCCATATATGCATCCCAACGATGATTTTGTTCAGCCCGGCAATCTGTATCGTGATGCGATGACCGAACAAGATCGTGAAAACCTGGCAGGTAATATTATCAGTCATCTTGGTGGAGCGCAAAAGCGTATACAACTGCGCCAGACAGCACTATTTTTCAAGGCAGACCCGGACTATGGTCGTCGGGTGGCGAAGGGGCTTAAACTGGATATCAAAGAAGTTGAGAGATTGGCTAAGATGTCAAATGATGAACGAGCGAAAGCGACATCTTAGATAATATTTTGATGCAAAAATAGTGTCGTTTTGTAAATCCTAATTTGAATCTCAAAGAGCAGGGGCGGTAGTAGAGAAATTATTACTGGGATGACATTAAGTGAATTTAGTAAAAGTTATGTACTTTTCCGACAATCTCTGTATATTAAATTAAAAAAAAATTGAAAGAAGAAATCCCTTCTTCCATTCTATTTTATATATCTATTTTCTACTTGGTTATTACTGCCTGTGCCTCTCCTGAGTTCGCAGTAATCACTGTCACAATATCGCCTATTGCAGCAGCCGAATTCTTTGCCTTTATCTGGGTATTACTCCAGCTGTTGATACTCGTTGAGACGATCTGGTTTCCTGCGTGTTTGACGCTTACGTAATACTGCGCATTTGTTGCAGGCTTAGTTCCAAAGTTCGTACCGGTTATGGTTATTACTCCTTTGCTGAGTTTCGCAGAAGTTATCTTTGGATTTGATACAATAGTCAATGTCGACAGTTTGCTAAGCGTATTTCCGCCTTTCACAAGTTGCAGTTTATGGACTCCTGCACTGAGTGCCGGTATGTTAACTACTATCTTCATATCTGTTATAGATGTGAGTGTATATGTCACTCCATCTACGGTTACTACAGATGTATAGGCATCATTCACGAAGTTCGAACCTGTGATAGTAAGAGTTGTGGCAGTTCCTACGGCTATTACCGACGGGCTTACAGTGTCCACAGTTGGAATAATGGCTCCAGACGTCCATGAATCTGCTGGCAGCCATGAACTGTGGCAACCAGAGCAATCTGTGTTATTGTTTATATGCCCAAGTCCTTGCGGACCGTTGTAAGTGTATCCTCCAGAGCCCTGGATATTGTGTAGCGACATTACACCGTGGCATTTTTCGCAACCTGTACCATTAACGGTGATATTAGTCGTCCCTGTTTCATACGAATTTATCAATGCGTCTGCTGATTCGATGGTTGAATCCCTGAGTTCCATCGCATTAACAAGTATCTGGTTCGGAGTAACGAAAGTATTAGTTAAGGTTAACTCTAATGGACCGCCACTGCCAGACGGGTCGATCACATGGCACACAAAGCAGGCTCTGCCACCCGGGGCATAGCTGAGATTAAACGGAGTCGCGTTTGTTTGATAACCTGTGCCGCCAATACTTCCGCTTCCAAGTATACTTAAGTGATGGTTGTCGTAATTGCTGCCAATTTGTTGTGGTATTGCACTATAATTGGACAGATGGCATGAGTAACAACCGCCCCATGTCTTATAGCCACCTGTGGGTGAAACGCCAACTGTATGTTTATCACTGATACTAAGAATATTGCCACCCTGGTTACCAAGTCCGTCCGGTTGGGAGACGTTGGTCACCCTAAAGGAAGCGTATGGGGTTATCATGAAGTCCGCAGCATACGATCCTTTATAATGACCATCGTTGTAGTCGTCCACGAAACTGCCATGACAGAATTTGCACGTCCTGTTTGCAGCAGGATTTCCAATATTCGAACTGGCATATGATGTATTGACATGATGAGGTCTGGGAAAATTACATACTTGTGCACCGATGCCATTGCCCCAGAAAGCTGTCCCATTATGGCAATCTACACAGCTTCTGTCAAGCAATACTCCTCCTTGCATGGCTGGATTGACTGCATGACAAGACGGACAACCGTATACATTATTAGTGCAGGCATTTAATATACCTTGAACCACCAGGGTGTGATGCCTTGTTGCCACTCCGCCAAGTGTGTTATTGTATCCGCCACTGATGTTTGTTCCTGTTGATTGATGGCATTGTCTGCACACACTCTGGTCAGTTTGATTGGTCACAAGGAAGTCTATACTTATATCTTGCAAACCAATGGTTTGAGGCACCGGCGGTGGGGGTGGCGGTGTAAATGCATATCCTATTCCAGCTAATACTGCAAACAGCAGTAAGGCTGACGCTATTTTTCTTAAATTTTTCATTTTTCTACTCCTATCTCTCCTATTTTTTATAATCGCAACAATATGTGATAAAATAATTACTGAAGTCGATTGACTCTCCTATGAAAGAATCAATTTTATCCACCTTATACCATCCACAAATTATTACGATATATCCTATTATAGGACATTATATGTTACGTCACGATTCTAATATACTTTTCTATTGTTATGCACATGATGAAAACATAGTGTCAAATGCCCTTGGATTTTTTTGATTATATGACATAATAAGTCACATTCATGATTTATTTGATGGGCTCTACGCCAAAATCAAATCTCTGGCTTTTGTTTTGAGATCTTCTTTAACAATAATGAAAAAGACCATCTGGTTTTCTGTTTGTCCTTATGTATTTGGAAAAATAACTATAATAAAAATAGACGACAAAGAAAATTTAGAAATGTTTTAGAAAAAGCTACGCCTGAAATTATTCTCATTCTCCCGGAGACGATAGGAAGCCAGAATGACAAAAACATTAGAAACCTTCATGCACCCGCACTTCACGCCACACATGTGTAGAAAAAAAGATAAAGTCGTGCGCCAAATATACATCAAAAGGAGTGGCAACAAAATGTACAGAAAGATAGACAGGATATCAAAGAGCAAACCAACACTTGAAGGCGCGGGAGTTCATCTGAAAAGGGCATTCGGTTACAGCGAAGTTCCTTTACTGGATCCTTTCCTGCTTCTGGATGATTTTCATTCTGATAATCCCGCCGATTATATAGCGGGATTTCCCTGGCATCCTCACAGGGGTATTGAAACTGTGACCTACATGCTGGAAGGCAGGGTGGAGCACGGCGACAGCATGGGAAATAAAGGCGTGATCTTTCCGGGCGATGTCCAGTGGATGACCGCGGGAAGTGGAATAATCCATCAGGAAATGCCCAAGGGAGATAATGGACGTATGGGAGGATTCCAGCTGTGGGTGAATCTCCCCTCCACGCATAAAATGATGGAACCAAGATACAGGGAAGTAAAAAATGAACAGATACCTGAAGTTTCGATAGATGAAAATGTTAAGGTCCGGGTCATTAGCGGGGAAGTAGGGAATACAAAAGGACCAGTCCGGGATATCGTGGTTGACCCGGAATATCTTGATATTACAATGGCTCCCAACACAGAATTTGAACACCGTATCAAGAAAGGATACAGAGCTTTTGCTTATGTGGTTAAAGGCAGCGGCAATTTTGACCCGGATAAAAGAAAATTGACAGATATTGAGAATCTCGTGATCTTCAAAGATGGTGATAATGTTAAGATCTCAACTGACAATAAAAGTCTCCGTTTCCTTCTGATCTCAGGCAAACCACTTGGCGAGCCAGTAGCCTGGTACGGGCCCATTGTCATGAACACGCAAGAGGAATTGGATATGGCGTTTGAGGAATACCGGAACGGTACCTTTATCAAACACATGTCCTCGAAATGATCCTGAATTCAGGATTATGTCCGCCCTAAAATTAGGGTGTTAAACGGCGGAAAATTTCTGCAGGACATAAAGCTTATATTCACCCAGGATAAATTTCCGTATCGCATAAAGTGGGAGGTTTCGTATGAAAATATTGATGCTGGGATTGCTGATGGCAGCCCTCGTAATTTCAGGTTGCACACAAAAGGCGGACCGCGGTTCAACAGAGAGCCAGATACAGAGCGCAACTGTGGATATCGTAAGCGGAAACCTGACTTATCCTGCTTACCTCGCAGCACCCACAGCAGAAGGCAAAAAACCTGCTGTGGTGCTTATACACTCTTTCAATGGCCTTGAACCCGGCTACCGCAGCCTGACCGATAATTTTGCAAGTGAAGGTTATGTTGTGATCTCTCCCGAATGGCAGACTTTCAATAAGACGCCGGCGGATGAAGTTTTGGGAGGACTGATAAAGGACTCTGTGGCTTACCTGCGAACGAGAAATGATGTTGATACAAATCGCCTGGGGCTCACGGGATTCTGCGCCGGCGGAAGGTACACCATGCTATTCCTGCCGCAGATGCCTGAGTTCAAATCGGGAGTTGCCTGGTATGGCTTCCCATATTCAGGAGGATTTGCCAACCAATCCAAACCCGCAGATTATATTGACCAGTTGAAAGCGCCCATGCTGATGATCCACGGAACTCACGACATGGCAAGCCCGATAGCAGACATATACAGCTACGCGACGGCATTGAATGCTTCAGGCAAGTATTTTGAGCTCAAGGTCTACCAGGGCCAGCCCCACGGGTTCATGATAGAGAACGGACAGCTTTCACAGAGTTTCGAAGCCAGGGATGCTTACAGGGAGATGGTGACATTCTTTAACCGCACACTGGGTGAATGATTGAACGGCAAGTGAAATCTAAATACTTCATCGGTTAATAGAAATATTGCGAGGAACACGGATTCCACGGATGATAAAATATCGGTGGATATCCGTCAAATCCATCCGTGTCAATTTCTCACAATCCCAATGCTTCAATAACCAATTTTGCAGTTGCTTTTCCTGAGTACTGCTGTTGCCCTGTGATCAATCTTCCATCCCTGATCGCAAATTCTTTCCAGAGGCCAGCACTCACGAAGTTCGCGCCAATTTTCCTGGCTTCATCCTCTATCCTGAAAGGCATCACTTTCTGTTTCATAAGGTTATCGACAAAATCCTCTTCAATGTTCGAAAACCCGGTCATTGTCTTTCCTTTTATCAAATTGCTGCCATCTGATAATTTCACTTTGAGCAATGCGCTTACCCCGTGGCATAATGCAGCCGTGATTTTTTCCGATTCGTAAAACTCTGCCAGAATCTTGTGGAGGCTCTTTTCATTCGGAAAAGTGAACATCGGGCTTTGTCCGCCGCACACTACAATCGCATCATAATCCTGGTGTTTTACCTCTGAAATTTTCTTTGTGTTTTCTAGCAATCCTGCAAGTGCTGGTGTATTCAGGAACCCCATGCTTATCAGGTCATGTGCAGAATAACCGCTTTCATGGCGCGGGTCGCTGAATGCATCCAGTTCGACTTTTCCACCTTTTGGACTTGCGATCTCAACTTGATAGCCTACTTCCATAAATTCGTAATACGGATGAGTTAATTCAGAAGCCCAGAAACCCACCGGCAATTTAGTGGTGGTGGCTACCGATGGATTTGCCACAACCATCAGGATTTTCTTTGGCTCGCTTCTTACAGCATTAACGGTTTTGACCATGAATATTACCTCCAATTTTTCTTAATCTCAAAATATGTTCAGGCATTATTTTATCTTTTGAATTTATTGCCGATATTCCAGGCTTTCCCGACATAGTTCCCAACAGTCCAGAAACTATTATCCGGCATGGTTAAAAGCAGTGGATTCATTTTCTTGATATCCAGCTTGCCGTCGGTGAGATATTTTTCTTCCGTGTAGGAAGCCACAATTTCACCGATAAAAAAAATATTGGTCGGTAATTCAACTTTATCAATAAGCTTGCATTCAAGACACAGCGGACATTCCTTGATCATGGGAGCTGTTTTGAGTTCTCCGTAAAAGAGTTCGAAGACGTTTGATTTATCGACATTTTTCCCCGAGACAAGTCCACAATAATCAACAGCTTCAACCATGTCTGCAGATGGAAAGTTGACGCTGAAGGTTTTTGTTTCAAGCATGCCCTTTAAGGTATGATGAACTTTATTGACCCCAACTCCCAAAAAAGGAGGATTCGCATTGACCCGGGACACCCAGCCAAGTGCCATAAAGTTAGCTTTTCGTCCAACATTAACACCTAATAACGTCACCGGGTTGGGATACACAAAAGTGTTCGCTCCAATATTGATTTTCACCATAACATTAACCCCTTGCTGGATAATAAGACATTTTGCTATATAATTATATGCCCCGACATGATCAGAAATTCGAATAGGAAGAATCATTTCTAATTTCTAGTCACAAGCTCCCCCTCTGGTTCCTTTTCGCAGCACCTGACAGCACAAGGTCTGCTGCATACCTGCCACTGTATATCGACGTTCCCATCCCGCCGTAGAAAAGATGGCTGAATGACTGCAACCCCACCATGAGCAATCCCGGTACTGGAGTGATCGCAAGGCTTCGAGCCCAGGGTTTTGGCTGGTCGACGGATCGCCAGGACCAACCTGCCACGGATCCTTCGCTGCGGTGTCCCCAGTATCGGTATGTAAGGGGAGTTGCCACCTCCCGAACCACCACAGCGCCGGGAAGTCCGGGCACTACGTTCGCAGCAGCGGCTACAAGGGCGTCTGCCATCTCCTCTTTCATCGAGTAATAACGTTCATTATGGCGCCCACGGCCGCCTC from Candidatus Methanoperedens sp. encodes the following:
- the eif1A gene encoding translation initiation factor eIF-1A is translated as MNRNLNSNQQPEEFSRVRIPQKSAHEILGTVEGLLGANKLRVRCMDGVVRLTRIPGKMKKRIWIREGDVIIIVPWSFQNEKADLIWKYSPPQANWLDRKGFLKS
- a CDS encoding type 1 glutamine amidotransferase domain-containing protein; protein product: MVKTVNAVRSEPKKILMVVANPSVATTTKLPVGFWASELTHPYYEFMEVGYQVEIASPKGGKVELDAFSDPRHESGYSAHDLISMGFLNTPALAGLLENTKKISEVKHQDYDAIVVCGGQSPMFTFPNEKSLHKILAEFYESEKITAALCHGVSALLKVKLSDGSNLIKGKTMTGFSNIEEDFVDNLMKQKVMPFRIEDEARKIGANFVSAGLWKEFAIRDGRLITGQQQYSGKATAKLVIEALGL
- a CDS encoding catalase, translated to MSNRNQEKKLTTAFGIPVADDQNSLTAGERGPVLMQDVHLLEKLAHFDRERIPERVVHAKGAGAGGYFEVTADVTRYTKAKFLSEVGKRTEVFVRFSTVGGEKGSADAERDPRGFAVKFYTEEGNYDLVGNNTPVFFIRDPLKFPDFIHTQKRNPATNCKDPDMFWDFLSLTPESIHQVTIVFSDRGIPATHRNMNGYGSHTFKWYNEKDEYFWVKYHFKTDQGIKNLTREVAEIMRAKDPDHATRDLYEAIKRGDYPSWTVQMQIMTPEQAEDYRFDILDVTKVWPHADFPPIEVGKMVLNRNPENYFAEVEQAAFSPGNLVPGIAASPDKMLQGRLFSYHDTHIHRLGPNYHLLPVNAPKNAPENSYQRDGFMRTDSNSGGSPNYWPNSFNGPEPDISAKEPPIEISGCADRYPYMHPNDDFVQPGNLYRDAMTEQDRENLAGNIISHLGGAQKRIQLRQTALFFKADPDYGRRVAKGLKLDIKEVERLAKMSNDERAKATS
- a CDS encoding pirin family protein yields the protein MYRKIDRISKSKPTLEGAGVHLKRAFGYSEVPLLDPFLLLDDFHSDNPADYIAGFPWHPHRGIETVTYMLEGRVEHGDSMGNKGVIFPGDVQWMTAGSGIIHQEMPKGDNGRMGGFQLWVNLPSTHKMMEPRYREVKNEQIPEVSIDENVKVRVISGEVGNTKGPVRDIVVDPEYLDITMAPNTEFEHRIKKGYRAFAYVVKGSGNFDPDKRKLTDIENLVIFKDGDNVKISTDNKSLRFLLISGKPLGEPVAWYGPIVMNTQEELDMAFEEYRNGTFIKHMSSK
- a CDS encoding dienelactone hydrolase family protein, which translates into the protein MKILMLGLLMAALVISGCTQKADRGSTESQIQSATVDIVSGNLTYPAYLAAPTAEGKKPAVVLIHSFNGLEPGYRSLTDNFASEGYVVISPEWQTFNKTPADEVLGGLIKDSVAYLRTRNDVDTNRLGLTGFCAGGRYTMLFLPQMPEFKSGVAWYGFPYSGGFANQSKPADYIDQLKAPMLMIHGTHDMASPIADIYSYATALNASGKYFELKVYQGQPHGFMIENGQLSQSFEARDAYREMVTFFNRTLGE
- a CDS encoding flavodoxin domain-containing protein, yielding MPKIVVVYLSTSGNTKAMADAIAEGAQSRNVDAVAMNFHEANIEELKAADAIALGSSTFHYKILPPMEKFIESLGKLNAKGKIGAAFGSYGWSGEAPGMIAEKMREIGMKVIDPVLRVQYAPAEKDLEECKRLGKDLANKIKKA
- a CDS encoding flavin reductase family protein; the encoded protein is MVKINIGANTFVYPNPVTLLGVNVGRKANFMALGWVSRVNANPPFLGVGVNKVHHTLKGMLETKTFSVNFPSADMVEAVDYCGLVSGKNVDKSNVFELFYGELKTAPMIKECPLCLECKLIDKVELPTNIFFIGEIVASYTEEKYLTDGKLDIKKMNPLLLTMPDNSFWTVGNYVGKAWNIGNKFKR
- a CDS encoding IPT/TIG domain-containing protein, coding for MKNLRKIASALLLFAVLAGIGYAFTPPPPPPVPQTIGLQDISIDFLVTNQTDQSVCRQCHQSTGTNISGGYNNTLGGVATRHHTLVVQGILNACTNNVYGCPSCHAVNPAMQGGVLLDRSCVDCHNGTAFWGNGIGAQVCNFPRPHHVNTSYASSNIGNPAANRTCKFCHGSFVDDYNDGHYKGSYAADFMITPYASFRVTNVSQPDGLGNQGGNILSISDKHTVGVSPTGGYKTWGGCYSCHLSNYSAIPQQIGSNYDNHHLSILGSGSIGGTGYQTNATPFNLSYAPGGRACFVCHVIDPSGSGGPLELTLTNTFVTPNQILVNAMELRDSTIESADALINSYETGTTNITVNGTGCEKCHGVMSLHNIQGSGGYTYNGPQGLGHINNNTDCSGCHSSWLPADSWTSGAIIPTVDTVSPSVIAVGTATTLTITGSNFVNDAYTSVVTVDGVTYTLTSITDMKIVVNIPALSAGVHKLQLVKGGNTLSKLSTLTIVSNPKITSAKLSKGVITITGTNFGTKPATNAQYYVSVKHAGNQIVSTSINSWSNTQIKAKNSAAAIGDIVTVITANSGEAQAVITK